In the Arachis ipaensis cultivar K30076 chromosome B10, Araip1.1, whole genome shotgun sequence genome, one interval contains:
- the LOC107623872 gene encoding trihelix transcription factor ASIL2, producing MEDKDEDSNNNKSNNQHHHNHPKEEPLITRKHNTIGGGSGSGSGGDRLKRDEWSEGAVSTLLEAYESKWVLRNRAKLKGHDWEDVARHVSSRANSTKSPKTQTQCKNKIESMKKRYRSESATADASSWPLYSRLDLLLRGTGPVPTSSTLAASPLPLSPTLQAVPVTVTVAAAAATGSHQSLHFSNNQQPLMLLEQPPSSQVLHQPPLPPGAAAPPPPATTAQNSHGSNGVERVITKEDGLLGTKSCEHVSNKNEVDTDSSTPALYSEKDKLRCNKRKMKMESNKQRRRKEEMEIAGSIRWLAEVVVRSEQARMDTMKEIEKMRVEAEAKRGEMDLKRTEIIANTQLEIARIFASVNNKGVDSSLRIGRS from the exons ATGGAGGACAAAGACGAGGACAGTAATAACAACAAAAGTAACAACCAACATCATCATAACCACCCAAAAGAAGAGCCACTAATAACAAGAAAACACAATACTATTGGAGGTGGTAGCGGCAGCGGTAGCGGCGGCGACAGATTAAAGAGAGACGAGTGGAGTGAAGGAGCGGTTTCCACCCTTCTAGAAGCATACGAATCAAAATGGGTTCTTAGAAACAGAGCAAAGCTCAAAGGCCATGACTGGGAAGACGTTGCAAGACACGTGTCATCAAGAGCCAACTCTACAAAATCGCCCAAGACACAAACGCAGTGCAAGAACAAGATCGAGTCTATGAAGAAACGCTACAGATCAGAGTCTGCTACCGCTGATGCTTCATCTTGGCCGTTATATTCACGCCTTGATCTTCTCTTGCGTGGGACGGGGCCTGTGCCCACGTCTTCCACACTCGCAGCTTCGCCACTGCCACTCTCACCAACACTGCAGGCAGTGCCAGTGACGGTGACAGTAGCTGCTGCTGCAGCAACTGGTTCTCATCAGTCGCTGCACTTTAGCAATAACCAACAACCTTTGATGTTGTTGGAGCAGCCGCCGTCGTCACAAGTTCTCCATCAACCACCGCTACCTCCTGGTGCTGCTGCTCCTCCACCTCCTGCCACCACTGCGCAAAACTCGCATGGATCCAATGGCGTTGAGAGAGTAATAACCAAG GAAGATGGGTTGTTAGGAACTAAGTCATGTGAGCATGTATCTAACAAGAATGAAGTAGACACTGATAGCAGCACACCAGCACTGTATAGTGAAAAGGATAAGCTTAGATGCAacaagaggaagatgaagatggAGAGCAACAAGCAGCGGCGGCGAAAGGAGGAGATGGAGATAGCAGGAAGCATAAGGTGGCTTGCAGAAGTTGTGGTGAGATCGGAGCAAGCAAGAATGGACACAATGAAGGAGATTGAAAAGATGAGAGTCGAAGCTGAGGCCAAGCGCGGCGAAATGGATCTCAAGAGAACTGAAATCATTGCCAATACGCAGTTAGAGATTGCTAGAATCTTCGCAAGTGTTAATAACAAAGGTGTGGATTCATCGCTCAGAATTGGCAGAAGTTAA
- the LOC107621648 gene encoding protein spotted leaf 11-like: MDLKHQTINTHLSNLSSQSHTTRLAALRHLRLLSNQDPAARPIISAAGAIPHLLDALFSSSHSIQDNAAATLLNISISDRLPLLSTHHLLDAIAHLLSRHATSSSPNAVQSAAATLHCLLSFVPEFRPTVGARSDVLHSLIGIIESSDSPRRSVKDALKASFGIALHPPNRAIMVRLGAVSALFHLVAKERIKKIGIMEDATAVIAQIAGCEESEKAFREVSGIPLLSSLLECEGSSLRTKENAVSGLLNLVRCSGEETVMEVREKSVSVEALDGIVYVQEHGSAKGKSKAVALLKLVFDGGSSCNKNCGDLYPVEPDS, encoded by the coding sequence ATGGATCTCAAACATCAAACTATTAACACCCACCTTTCTAACCTCTCCTCCCAATCCCACACCACTCGCCTCGCCGCCCTCCGCCATCTCCGCCTTCTCTCCAACCAAGACCCCGCCGCCCGTCCCATCATCTCCGCTGCTGGTGCCATCCCCCACCTCCTTGACGCCCTCTTCTCCTCCTCCCACTCCATCCAGGACAACGCCGCCGCCACTCTCCTCAACATCTCAATCTCCGACCGCCTCCCACTTCTCTCCACGCACCATCTCCTCGACGCCATCGCCCACCTCCTGTCCCGCCACGCCACCTCATCCTCCCCCAACGCCGTCCAGTCCGCCGCAGCCACACTCCACTGCCTCCTCTCCTTCGTCCCCGAATTCCGTCCCACAGTAGGTGCTAGGAGCGACGTCCTCCACTCTCTCATTGGCATAATCGAATCTTCCGATTCACCAAGGAGATCAGTGAAGGACGCGCTCAAGGCGTCATTTGGAATAGCGCTGCATCCGCCGAACCGGGCCATAATGGTCCGACTCGGCGCGGTATCAGCGCTATTCCATCTGGTTGCAAAAGAGAGAATTAAAAAAATTGGAATCATGGAAGATGCGACTGCAGTCATAGCGCAAATTGCGGGGTGCGAGGAGAGCGAAAAAGCGTTTCGTGAGGTTTCGGGGATTCCGTTGTTGTCGAGTTTGTTAGAGTGCGAAGGAAGTAGCTTGAGGACGAAGGAGAATGCGGTTTCGGGTTTGTTGAATTTGGTGAGGTGTAGTGGTGAAGAAACGGTTATGGAAGTTAGAGAGAAAAGCGTTTCTGTTGAGGCCTTGGATGGGATCGTGTACGTGCAGGAGCATGGTAGCGCCAAAGGGAAGAGCAAAGCTGTGGCCTTATTGAAGCTTGTGTTTGATGGTGGAAGCAGTTGTAACAAGAATTGTGGTGATTTGTATCCAGTTGAGCCTGACTCTTAG
- the LOC107623319 gene encoding aspartyl protease AED3: MKLSILLTILLLLVVQSEQHSSTLQVFHVKPPKPLSWQDTVLQMQAKDEGRLQYLTSLVAGRSVVPIASGRQIIQSPTYIVRAKIGNPPQTLLLAMDTSNDVAWIPCTSCDGCSSTLFAPLGSTSFRNVTCGSPQCYQVPNPSCSGSACSFNLTYGSSSIAANLAQDTITLATDPIPSYTFGCVSKTTGPSTPPQGLLGLGRGPLSLLSQTQNLYQSTFSYCLPSFKSLNFSGSLRLGPVAQPIRIKFTPLLKNPRRSSLYYVNLVAIRVGRRVVDIPPAALAFNPTTGAGTIFDSGTVFTRLVSPAYVAVRDEFRRRVGANLTVTSLGGFDTCYTVPIVAPTITFMFSGMNVTLPQDNILIHSTAGSTTCLAMAAAPDNVNSVLNVIANMQQQNHRVLFDIPNSRLGVARELCTK; the protein is encoded by the exons ATGAAGCTCTCAATTTTACTCACCATTCTCCTCCTACTAGTAGTCCAATCTGAACAACATAGTTCAACACTCCAAGTGTTCCATGTGAAACCACCAAAGCCACTCTCATGGCAAGACACTGTGCTCCAAATGCAAGCCAAAGATGAAGGCAGACTTCAATACCTAACTAGTCTTGTGGCAGGCAGGTCTGTTGTCCCAATTGCCTCAGGCAGGCAGATCATTCAGAGCCCTACTTACATTGTCAGGGCTAAAATTGGAAATCCACCTCAGACATTGCTTTTGGCTATGGATACTAGCAATGATGTTGCTTGGATTCCTTGCACTTCTTGTGATGGATGTTCTTCCACTTTGTTTGCTCCTCTTGGATCTACCTCATTTAGAAATGTTACTTGTGGCTCTCCTCAGTGCTATCAG GTACCCAATCCCAGTTGCAGTGGAAGCGCGTGCTCTTTCAACTTAACGTATGGAAGTTCATCTATTGCAGCTAACTTAGCCCAAGACACAATTACCCTTGCCACTGACCCAATTCCAAGCTACACTTTCGGTTGTGTTTCCAAGACTACTGGGCCTTCAACCCCACCACAGGGATTATTGGGCCTGGGCCGTGGCCCATTATCACTTTTGTCACAAACCCAAAACCTTTACCAGTCTACATTCTCTTACTGTTTACCAAGCTTTAAGTCCCTTAACTTTTCTGGGTCATTGAGACTTGGGCCTGTTGCTCAGCCCATTAGGATCAAGTTCACTCCTCTTCTCAAAAATCCAAGAAGATCATCACTCTACTATGTTAATTTGGTTGCTATTAGGGTTGGCCGGAGAGTTGTTGATATTCCTCCGGCGGCTTTGGCGTTCAACCCGACCACCGGAGCCGGCACCATCTTTGATTCTG GTACGGTATTCACCCGGCTAGTTTCGCCGGCCTACGTGGCCGTGCGAGATGAATTCCGGAGAAGAGTTGGAGCGAACCTGACCGTGACAAGTTTAGGAGGATTCGACACATGTTACACGGTCCCAATAGTTGCACCCACAATAACGTTCATGTTTTCGGGCATGAACGTGACATTGCCACAGGACAATATTCTGATACATAGCACCGCCGGAAGCACGACATGCTTGGCCATGGCGGCGGCACCGGATAACGTGAACTCGGTGCTGAATGTGATAGCCAACATGCAACAACAAAACCACCGTGTGCTCTTTGACATTCCCAACTCAAGGCTTGGTGTTGCTCGTGAGCTTTGCACCAAATAG